In uncultured Methanobrevibacter sp., a single genomic region encodes these proteins:
- a CDS encoding winged helix DNA-binding protein, whose translation MEISDEMLKEISYVEISKYRKKVMKALEDDVKIPSQIAKDSEIRQNHISKVLSELKAHELVECINPEVRKGRLYRLTPKGDELVKNINAD comes from the coding sequence ATGGAAATATCAGATGAAATGTTAAAAGAAATTAGCTATGTAGAAATATCCAAATATAGGAAAAAAGTAATGAAAGCTTTAGAAGATGATGTAAAGATTCCTTCTCAAATAGCTAAAGATTCAGAAATTAGACAAAACCATATTTCAAAAGTTTTATCTGAATTAAAAGCTCATGAACTAGTTGAATGTATTAATCCGGAAGTTAGAAAGGGTAGACTATATAGACTAACTCCCAAAGGGGATGAGCTAGTTAAAAACATTAATGCTGATTAA
- a CDS encoding MutH/Sau3AI family endonuclease produces MSNYHFFHKKDLERILDECLNKTLGEVDSNNIFDRTKIHPKITGIAGDVIEQSVLGYPPDTRQEPDLDVDGVKVELKTTGIKYKKNKTEFVAKEPMSITAVSPDVIVDETFDDSNFWHKLAHLLFVYYLYDSPTTVKAAGYANFPIKGYQFYEFNSEDTEILKNDWTIVRNFIRYLQDEFDNYEDEYPRISYELRPKLMYIDTAPKWPHKPRFRLKRTVVSSIIQDHFGETLEQLPKTYTSYSEIDETCHNLTEQYKGKSIQELIDLLNINVKTVNKSIGEQIIVKMFGGTSKKMQGIKLFSKLGIMGKTLTLTERGLRKEDMKLFTIDFSEFSEDIEFEESQSYDYFANNRFLCIIFQRPHAKAKWNENNFLGFKMITFDEEFIENDVRKTWERIKDLVVNDKLEDVIVLDKNGQPRKNRSGNIMSAPNFPKSSEGNVFVRGTSSTSDVKPLTLNGIKMYRQQMWVKGLYIVEKLDSEDYI; encoded by the coding sequence ATGTCAAATTATCATTTTTTTCATAAAAAGGATTTGGAAAGAATTCTTGATGAATGCCTCAATAAAACATTAGGTGAAGTTGATTCTAATAATATTTTTGATAGGACAAAGATACATCCTAAGATTACAGGAATAGCTGGAGATGTTATTGAACAATCTGTATTAGGTTATCCTCCAGATACTAGACAAGAACCTGATTTGGATGTTGATGGTGTTAAAGTAGAATTAAAGACAACTGGTATTAAATATAAAAAGAATAAAACCGAATTTGTTGCTAAAGAACCTATGAGCATTACTGCCGTTTCACCAGATGTTATTGTTGATGAAACTTTTGATGATTCAAATTTCTGGCATAAACTAGCTCACTTATTATTTGTTTATTATTTATATGATTCACCAACTACCGTTAAAGCAGCAGGGTATGCAAACTTTCCAATTAAGGGATATCAATTTTATGAATTCAATTCTGAAGACACAGAGATATTAAAAAATGACTGGACTATAGTTAGAAACTTTATAAGATACTTACAGGATGAATTTGATAATTATGAAGATGAATATCCAAGGATATCCTATGAATTACGACCAAAGTTAATGTATATTGATACTGCTCCTAAATGGCCGCATAAACCTAGATTTAGATTAAAGAGAACTGTTGTATCTTCAATTATACAAGATCACTTTGGTGAAACTCTCGAACAACTACCTAAAACATATACATCTTATTCTGAAATTGATGAAACCTGTCACAACTTAACAGAACAATATAAAGGAAAATCAATTCAGGAACTTATTGATTTATTGAATATTAATGTTAAAACCGTTAATAAGTCTATTGGTGAACAGATTATTGTTAAGATGTTTGGTGGAACCTCTAAAAAAATGCAAGGCATAAAATTATTTAGTAAATTAGGTATTATGGGTAAAACATTAACATTAACGGAAAGAGGATTAAGAAAAGAAGATATGAAGCTATTCACTATTGATTTTAGCGAGTTTAGTGAAGATATTGAATTCGAAGAATCACAATCTTATGATTACTTCGCTAATAATCGATTTTTATGCATAATATTCCAAAGACCTCATGCTAAAGCAAAATGGAATGAAAATAACTTTTTAGGATTTAAAATGATCACGTTTGATGAAGAATTCATTGAAAATGATGTTCGTAAAACTTGGGAAAGAATTAAAGATCTTGTTGTTAATGATAAATTAGAGGATGTTATTGTCCTGGACAAAAATGGACAACCACGTAAAAATAGAAGTGGAAATATTATGAGTGCCCCTAATTTCCCTAAGAGTTCAGAAGGAAATGTTTTTGTTAGAGGAACTAGTTCAACATCAGACGTCAAACCATTGACATTAAATGGAATTAAAATGTATAGACAACAAATGTGGGTCAAAGGACTTTATATTGTTGAAAAATTAGATAGTGAAGATTATATTTAA
- a CDS encoding DNA cytosine methyltransferase: MDKTVVELFAGVGGFRCGFNEVTFDGNEVTEKPNWDFVWANQWEPSTKTQAAFDCYCERFGESDNHVCKDINEITTNEIDIIPEHTLLVGGFPCQDYSVARSLSNEKGIEGKKGVLWWDIAKVLEARTPSFVLLENVDRLLKSPSTQRGRDFGVMLRSFLDNGYAVEWRVINAAEYGFPQRRRRVFIFAYHESTNYFKKMVNIPAKQIIYNEGIFASTFPISDAELGDDNENISKYEDIVYISEEFKFPFLNAGCMINGDIHTYKVEPNYFGEYKTLGDILENNVDEKYIISPEKLEKWKYLKGSKRIERKKPNGETYCYSEGAIAFPDKLDVPARTMLTSESTTNRSSHIIGVDEENDIYRTLTPVETERIQMFPDNWTNVESKAMTERRRYFMMGNALVVGIVQKLGKHLEKIVEQED, from the coding sequence TTCGTTTGGGCTAATCAATGGGAACCATCCACTAAAACACAAGCTGCATTTGATTGTTATTGTGAAAGATTCGGCGAATCTGATAATCATGTATGTAAAGATATTAATGAAATCACTACTAATGAGATAGATATAATTCCAGAACATACTCTTTTAGTTGGCGGATTTCCATGTCAAGATTATTCTGTAGCAAGGTCTTTATCAAATGAAAAAGGTATTGAAGGCAAGAAAGGTGTATTATGGTGGGATATAGCTAAAGTTTTAGAAGCTAGAACTCCTTCATTCGTTTTACTTGAAAATGTAGATAGATTACTTAAATCACCTTCAACTCAAAGAGGCCGTGACTTTGGAGTAATGTTAAGGTCATTTCTTGATAATGGTTATGCTGTTGAATGGAGAGTAATTAATGCAGCAGAATATGGTTTTCCTCAAAGAAGGAGGAGAGTATTTATTTTCGCATATCATGAATCTACAAATTATTTTAAAAAGATGGTTAATATTCCAGCAAAACAAATTATCTATAATGAGGGTATTTTCGCATCAACTTTCCCAATAAGCGATGCTGAATTAGGTGATGACAATGAAAACATATCTAAATATGAAGACATCGTTTACATCAGCGAAGAATTTAAATTTCCATTCCTGAATGCCGGATGCATGATTAATGGAGACATTCATACATATAAAGTTGAACCTAATTACTTTGGTGAATATAAAACATTGGGAGATATTCTTGAAAATAATGTTGATGAAAAATATATTATATCTCCTGAAAAACTTGAAAAATGGAAATATCTAAAAGGTTCTAAAAGAATTGAAAGGAAAAAACCAAACGGTGAAACTTATTGTTATTCTGAAGGAGCTATTGCATTTCCAGATAAATTAGATGTTCCTGCAAGAACAATGCTTACTAGTGAAAGCACAACAAATAGAAGTTCCCATATAATTGGCGTTGATGAGGAAAATGATATATATAGAACATTAACTCCTGTTGAAACTGAAAGGATTCAAATGTTCCCAGATAACTGGACTAACGTTGAATCTAAAGCCATGACCGAAAGAAGAAGATATTTCATGATGGGTAATGCTTTAGTTGTTGGTATTGTTCAAAAGCTAGGAAAACATTTAGAAAAAATCGTTGAACAGGAAGATTAG